A window of the Lactuca sativa cultivar Salinas chromosome 5, Lsat_Salinas_v11, whole genome shotgun sequence genome harbors these coding sequences:
- the LOC111879995 gene encoding ethylene-responsive transcription factor ERF017, producing the protein MVKPEKPSAHDRSSDAKYKGVRKRKWGKWVSEIRLPNSRERIWLGSYDTPEKAARAFDAALYCLRGSTARFNFPDQIPDIPGGTSLPPSEIQAAASRFANSISNSNCTTTEDNNSSSSSSSEDSPSPSISDGAFQTDHGEGSTSQSPQLHLTSPFLNDFSYMNLDHNDIGNSTNYNNTGVPDFGIYPGFDDYFMTTTPPPSDYVYGEDNSDGIYLQGSSFLWNF; encoded by the coding sequence ATGGTTAAACCAGAAAAACCATCTGCTCATGACAGGAGTAGTGACGCCAAGTATAAAGGTGTGAGAAAAAGGAAATGGGGGAAATGGGTGTCCGAAATCAGGCTACCAAACAGCCGTGAAAGGATCTGGTTAGGCTCCTACGACACACCGGAAAAAGCCGCAAGAGCCTTCGACGCCGCCCTCTACTGTCTCCGTGGCAGCACCGCCAGGTTCAACTTTCCCGACCAAATCCCTGACATTCCCGGAGGTACATCGTTGCCTCCTTCGGAGATCCAAGCTGCAGCTTCTCGCTTTGCAAACTCCATCTCCAACTCCAACTGCACCACCACCGAAGATAATAACTCCTCCTCTTCCAGTTCTTCCGAGGATTCCCCTTCGCCTTCCATCTCCGACGGAGCTTTTCAGACGGATCATGGTGAGGGTTCGACTTCCCAATCCCCGCAGCTCCACCTAACATCTCCGTTTCTAAATGACTTCAGCTACATGAATCTTGATCATAATGATATTGGTAACAGTACCAACTATAACAATACTGGTGTGCCAGATTTTGGGATATATCCGGGATTTGATGATTATTTCATGACAACGACGCCACCTCCGAGTGATTATGTATACGGAGAAGATAACAGTGATGGGATATACTTGCAAGGGTCATCATTCCTCTGGAACTTTTAA